The Deinococcus ruber genome includes a region encoding these proteins:
- the phoU gene encoding phosphate signaling complex protein PhoU: protein MRETLEHDLNAVLQGALTMLATVERMLPMAASALNEPGSRKLDDVRALDREVDAQEIRLEAECLRLIALHQPVARDLRLIALVLKSLTDIERMGDYTVHVAEDGEELSHAPALKRYVNLTLMIERLQEMAAALREAIAQRSVEGAMAAHSMDEQVDDLYEQVQRELVTYMLEDPRNISKSLILMRVGRSLERIGDHMENVAERVQYWVTGQR from the coding sequence ATGCGTGAAACCCTCGAACACGACCTGAACGCAGTGCTGCAAGGCGCACTGACCATGCTCGCCACCGTGGAACGCATGCTGCCGATGGCTGCCTCCGCCCTGAACGAACCGGGCAGCCGCAAGCTGGACGACGTGCGGGCGCTCGACCGCGAAGTGGATGCCCAGGAAATCCGTCTGGAAGCCGAATGCCTGCGTCTGATCGCGCTGCATCAGCCGGTGGCCCGCGACCTGCGCCTGATCGCACTGGTGCTCAAAAGTCTGACCGATATCGAGCGCATGGGCGACTACACCGTGCACGTGGCCGAAGACGGCGAGGAACTGAGCCACGCGCCTGCCCTCAAGCGGTACGTCAATCTGACGCTCATGATCGAGCGCCTTCAGGAGATGGCCGCCGCGCTGCGGGAAGCCATTGCACAGCGCAGCGTCGAGGGCGCGATGGCGGCGCACAGCATGGACGAGCAGGTAGACGACCTGTACGAGCAGGTTCAGCGCGAACTGGTGACGTACATGCTGGAAGACCCGCGCAACATCAGCAAGTCGCTGATTCTGATGCGGGTGGGCCGCTCGCTGGAGCGCATCGGCGACCACATGGAGAATGTGGCCGAGCGCGTACAGTACTGGGTCACGGGCCAGCGCTGA
- a CDS encoding RCC1 domain-containing protein — protein MKRSMLLLLTSLLVACANSGVPSSGTNVPSPQTPNAPSQSTRLGQIEVTFMVDPSGKVSASSRPVSLSSLSLTGISGIRLVTPSLSQSTFTVGSRSAGTAVRYISATFEIDNTGSTPLSNVSLVAAATPTTSAGTAVKNLLRFDGTPVPGAETLARQVMPTQSVYYDGTRPQTIEETADFQVYDPADLSAFVVPSGETLLPYGFVAHNGNSRTLAAGGAGRVTVAVKVPLSATASDDPFSFSLVFEAVTDSTTRVTEGLEEQGSEDHAAVHARAQRFGATDVTVLPGSSYALDTTFPVCSVPLNAPGSGTDAFLVNDSVTGVTLDPNRKLLTRNANTRIPAAVTYASGKASSLFLNMSTTGAALSSVSGFVKGLSSGTGTVKTAACGVNSADLAVRVIGRPTIGVGSNYSVVIRPDGTLSAWGTDNNGIISTLPGGTFEGVYSGTFHALAVNTGGSVLGWGYNAYGQTTVPAGLSAPLSLSAGYLHSLALNADGTVVGWGDNSSAQTTVPAGLSGVAAISAANNVSYAVKTDGTVVAWGTPYTYTDGSSDAVPAGLNDVTAVSNGVFHHTALKADGTLVGWGNTDNGLGSIPALTNVVAVTETDTAAFALKADGTVVGWGSDTAPGSPLEVPAGLTDVVAVSAAHLANHVLALKSDGTLVTWGQNLPGSTLDIPAGLTAQLP, from the coding sequence ATGAAACGATCCATGCTGCTGCTACTGACTTCGCTCCTCGTCGCCTGTGCCAATTCCGGGGTGCCCAGTTCGGGCACGAACGTGCCGTCACCTCAGACGCCCAATGCACCCAGCCAGTCAACCCGGCTGGGACAGATCGAAGTGACGTTCATGGTGGACCCGTCGGGCAAAGTCAGCGCCAGTTCCCGCCCGGTGAGTCTGAGCAGCCTGAGCCTGACCGGGATCAGCGGGATCAGGCTCGTCACGCCGTCGCTGTCGCAGTCCACCTTCACGGTGGGCAGCCGGTCAGCAGGCACCGCTGTCCGCTACATCTCGGCCACCTTCGAGATCGACAATACGGGCAGCACGCCGCTCAGCAACGTGTCGCTGGTCGCCGCCGCCACACCCACCACCAGCGCCGGAACCGCCGTCAAAAACCTGCTGCGCTTCGACGGCACGCCCGTTCCCGGCGCAGAGACGCTGGCGCGGCAGGTCATGCCCACCCAGAGCGTGTATTACGACGGCACCAGACCGCAGACCATCGAGGAAACCGCCGACTTTCAGGTGTACGACCCCGCCGACCTGAGCGCCTTCGTGGTTCCCAGCGGCGAAACCCTGCTGCCATACGGCTTCGTGGCCCATAACGGCAACAGCCGTACCCTGGCTGCGGGCGGCGCGGGCCGGGTCACGGTGGCGGTGAAGGTGCCGCTCTCGGCAACGGCCAGCGACGATCCCTTCAGCTTCAGCCTGGTGTTCGAAGCCGTGACCGACAGCACCACCCGCGTGACCGAGGGGCTGGAAGAGCAGGGCAGCGAAGACCACGCCGCCGTACATGCCCGCGCCCAGCGCTTCGGGGCAACCGACGTGACGGTACTTCCCGGCAGCAGTTACGCCCTCGACACCACCTTTCCTGTGTGCAGCGTGCCGCTGAATGCGCCTGGCAGCGGCACCGACGCCTTCCTGGTGAATGATTCGGTGACCGGGGTGACCCTCGACCCGAACCGCAAACTGCTGACCAGGAACGCCAATACCCGCATTCCCGCTGCCGTGACGTACGCCAGTGGCAAGGCATCCAGTTTGTTCCTGAACATGAGTACCACCGGGGCGGCCCTGAGCAGCGTGAGCGGTTTCGTGAAGGGGCTGAGCAGCGGCACAGGCACCGTGAAAACCGCTGCCTGCGGAGTGAATAGCGCCGACCTTGCCGTGCGGGTGATCGGACGGCCCACCATCGGCGTGGGCAGCAATTACAGCGTGGTTATCCGGCCCGACGGCACGCTGAGCGCCTGGGGAACAGACAACAACGGCATCATCAGTACGCTGCCCGGCGGCACCTTCGAGGGCGTGTATTCCGGTACTTTCCATGCCCTGGCCGTGAATACCGGCGGCAGCGTGTTGGGCTGGGGCTACAACGCCTACGGACAGACCACTGTGCCTGCGGGCCTGAGCGCTCCGCTGAGCCTGTCGGCTGGCTATCTGCACAGTCTGGCCCTGAATGCCGACGGCACGGTGGTCGGCTGGGGCGACAACAGCAGCGCGCAGACCACCGTACCCGCCGGACTGAGCGGCGTGGCAGCCATCAGCGCCGCCAACAATGTCAGCTACGCCGTGAAGACCGACGGCACGGTGGTGGCGTGGGGCACGCCCTATACCTATACAGACGGCAGCAGCGACGCGGTGCCCGCCGGACTGAACGACGTGACTGCCGTGAGCAACGGCGTGTTTCACCACACGGCCCTGAAGGCCGACGGCACGCTGGTCGGGTGGGGCAACACCGACAACGGTCTGGGCAGCATCCCCGCCCTGACCAACGTGGTGGCCGTAACCGAAACCGACACGGCTGCCTTCGCGCTGAAGGCCGATGGCACGGTGGTCGGCTGGGGCAGTGACACGGCTCCTGGCAGCCCGCTGGAGGTTCCCGCTGGCCTGACCGATGTGGTCGCCGTCTCTGCCGCGCACCTCGCCAATCACGTGCTGGCCCTCAAAAGCGACGGCACGCTGGTGACGTGGGGCCAGAATCTGCCGGGGTCAACGCTGGATATTCCTGCTGGCCTGACAGCTCAACTTCCCTGA
- a CDS encoding response regulator: MAYTILVADDEPAIRTMLEVILSADGHDIIAVPDGKTALEYLKDHTPDAMLLDVQMPYMDGFEICSRVKRIKRLRNSPVLLLTGFDDDQTRDHAKLVGADDIVYKPLSGKNLRGRISQLIEARQR; this comes from the coding sequence ATGGCCTACACCATCTTGGTCGCCGACGACGAACCTGCCATCCGAACCATGCTGGAGGTCATCCTCTCGGCGGATGGGCATGACATCATCGCGGTTCCAGACGGAAAGACGGCACTGGAATACCTCAAAGACCACACCCCCGACGCCATGTTGCTCGATGTGCAGATGCCGTATATGGACGGATTCGAGATCTGCTCGCGTGTCAAACGCATCAAGCGGCTCCGCAATTCGCCGGTGCTGCTGCTGACAGGCTTCGACGACGACCAGACCCGCGATCATGCCAAGCTGGTCGGCGCAGACGACATCGTGTACAAACCTCTGTCGGGCAAGAACCTGCGCGGGCGCATCAGTCAGCTGATCGAAGCCAGGCAACGTTGA
- a CDS encoding Rad52/Rad22 family DNA repair protein has protein sequence MTPEPASRLSASTVKKLRQPFAAEHLRWKIQTRVNEAQADALALVVVYVDARSVAAHLDDVVPGQWQTEYCAPPVSVGLPALECRLTVCGVTRCDVGTVEPGRVAGGDTKDLYSDALKRAAVQFGVGAFLYRFPQVQARVEKSGQHWYITREAQAELRVLTAAVLNSTPTLPRFQALRVRGYAQGGITEVAGGHDGPPPIGEERGRKMEELLTRALVGSEWQGETGRDYATFILGFSVSALADLTEEEAKTVYRAAKVLRITPERTGTDARP, from the coding sequence ATGACGCCGGAGCCTGCCAGCCGACTAAGTGCCAGCACCGTCAAGAAGCTGCGGCAGCCGTTCGCCGCCGAGCATCTGCGCTGGAAGATTCAGACGCGGGTCAACGAGGCGCAGGCCGACGCACTGGCACTGGTGGTGGTATATGTGGATGCCCGCAGCGTGGCGGCGCATCTCGACGACGTGGTGCCGGGGCAGTGGCAGACCGAGTACTGTGCGCCCCCAGTAAGTGTGGGGCTGCCCGCGCTGGAATGCCGCCTGACCGTGTGCGGCGTGACCCGCTGCGACGTGGGAACGGTGGAACCGGGCCGGGTCGCGGGCGGCGATACCAAAGACCTGTACAGCGACGCTCTGAAGCGGGCGGCTGTGCAGTTTGGGGTGGGGGCCTTCCTGTACCGCTTTCCGCAGGTGCAGGCGCGGGTCGAAAAGAGCGGGCAGCACTGGTACATCACCCGCGAGGCGCAGGCCGAACTGCGCGTGCTGACGGCGGCAGTGCTGAACAGTACGCCCACGCTGCCGCGTTTTCAGGCACTGCGGGTGCGCGGGTATGCCCAGGGCGGCATCACCGAGGTGGCAGGTGGGCACGACGGGCCGCCGCCCATCGGAGAGGAGCGGGGCCGCAAGATGGAAGAACTGCTGACGCGTGCCCTGGTGGGCAGCGAATGGCAGGGCGAGACAGGGCGCGACTACGCCACGTTCATCCTGGGCTTTTCGGTGTCGGCGCTGGCCGATCTGACCGAAGAGGAGGCCAAGACCGTGTACCGGGCCGCCAAGGTGCTGAGGATCACGCCGGAACGAACCGGCACCGACGCCCGCCCCTGA
- a CDS encoding winged helix-turn-helix domain-containing protein produces the protein MSHVVVVEDEGTVRDVLRFHLERAGLRVSAFETAAPAWEAFGSADLLVLDWMLPGESGISVLRRLRQDPELRRLPVLMLTARAAEAERVEGLESGADDYLTKPFSAAELVARVRALLRRTLADTPQSLQNGPLSIDVGAAEARLSGTRLNLTRREFDLLTFLTQNTGRVYARTELLDRVWGADFLGGERTVDQHITQLRSHLHDDPAQPDFLETVRGKGYRMRPWPESVGGA, from the coding sequence ATGAGCCATGTAGTGGTCGTCGAAGACGAGGGCACGGTGCGCGACGTGCTGCGCTTTCATCTGGAGCGGGCCGGGTTGCGGGTCAGTGCCTTCGAGACGGCAGCTCCGGCGTGGGAAGCGTTTGGCAGTGCCGATCTGCTGGTGCTCGACTGGATGTTGCCCGGCGAGAGCGGAATCAGTGTGCTGCGGCGGCTGCGGCAGGACCCCGAGTTGCGCCGCCTGCCGGTGCTGATGCTGACGGCCCGCGCTGCCGAAGCCGAGCGTGTGGAAGGGCTGGAAAGCGGAGCAGACGATTATCTGACCAAACCCTTCAGCGCTGCCGAACTGGTGGCGCGGGTGCGTGCCCTGCTGCGCCGCACGCTGGCCGACACGCCTCAGAGCCTGCAAAACGGCCCGCTGAGCATCGATGTGGGTGCTGCCGAAGCGCGGCTGAGTGGCACGCGCCTGAATCTGACGCGCCGGGAATTCGACCTGCTGACCTTCCTGACCCAGAACACCGGACGAGTCTATGCGCGGACCGAGCTGCTCGACCGCGTATGGGGCGCAGATTTCCTGGGCGGAGAGCGCACCGTCGATCAGCACATCACCCAGCTTCGTTCGCATCTGCACGACGATCCGGCCCAGCCCGATTTTCTGGAAACGGTGCGCGGCAAAGGCTACCGCATGCGTCCGTGGCCCGAGAGCGTGGGCGGGGCGTGA
- a CDS encoding long-chain-fatty-acid--CoA ligase: MLERSARRFPDRTALHFMGQTHSYRQLWQDVQRFAAALQKLGVKPGDRVSVMLPNCPQFVVAFFGASLAGAVVVNTSPLYVARELEHQLLDSGSETLIMLDAFYPRFQQVEVNLSSVRRVIVTGIQDALPFPKNLLYPLRERIQGHWTPVRVGGSVYQMQALIRSQAPRPQPVPIQPNTLALLQYTGGTTGTPKGAMLTHGNLVANTQQARAWLGDVQEGKEVLLAAIPFFHVYGMTTAMNMGVLLAATVVLVPNPRDIHMLLKLISEMKPTLFPGVPTMYSAINTHPDTPNFDLTSIRACISGSAPLPLETARRFRQITGGANLVEGYGLTEASPVTHSNPVEGEQHEGSIGLPLPGMYAYVAAPDGTPQPCGTAGELWVSGPNVMAGYWAHLEESEKALPVREGRTWLRTGDVAIMDEAGYFRIVDRQKDVIIAGGFNIYPREVEEVLYAHPAVLEAAAIGVPHPHRGETVKAFVVFRPGMQATPAELEAWCRERLSPYKVPRLYEVRPTLPKTAVGKILRRQLVQEEKDRLAQPPAQVAAVS, encoded by the coding sequence ATGCTGGAACGCAGCGCCCGGCGCTTTCCAGACCGCACCGCCCTTCACTTCATGGGGCAGACGCACAGCTACCGCCAGCTGTGGCAGGACGTGCAGCGCTTTGCGGCGGCCCTGCAAAAGCTGGGTGTGAAGCCGGGCGACCGCGTGAGCGTGATGCTGCCCAACTGCCCGCAGTTCGTGGTGGCCTTCTTCGGCGCGAGTCTGGCGGGGGCGGTGGTGGTCAATACCAGCCCGCTGTACGTGGCCCGCGAACTCGAACACCAGCTTCTCGACAGCGGCAGCGAGACACTCATCATGCTCGACGCCTTCTATCCGCGCTTCCAGCAGGTCGAGGTCAACCTGAGCAGCGTTCGCCGCGTGATCGTGACCGGCATTCAGGACGCCCTGCCCTTTCCGAAAAATCTGCTGTACCCGCTGCGCGAAAGAATTCAGGGCCACTGGACGCCAGTGCGGGTGGGCGGCAGCGTCTATCAGATGCAGGCACTCATCCGTTCGCAGGCCCCCAGGCCGCAGCCCGTACCCATTCAGCCCAACACCCTGGCGCTGCTTCAGTACACCGGGGGCACCACCGGCACCCCCAAGGGCGCGATGCTGACACACGGCAATCTGGTCGCCAACACCCAGCAGGCGCGGGCGTGGCTGGGCGACGTGCAGGAAGGCAAAGAAGTGCTGCTGGCAGCCATTCCCTTCTTTCACGTGTACGGGATGACCACCGCCATGAACATGGGCGTGCTGCTGGCGGCCACCGTCGTGCTGGTGCCCAACCCCCGCGACATTCACATGCTGCTGAAACTCATCAGCGAGATGAAGCCCACGCTCTTTCCCGGCGTGCCGACCATGTACAGCGCCATCAACACCCACCCCGACACCCCCAATTTCGACCTGACCAGTATCCGCGCCTGCATCTCGGGCAGCGCTCCCCTGCCGCTGGAAACCGCCCGGCGCTTTCGCCAGATCACCGGGGGGGCCAATCTGGTGGAAGGCTACGGCCTGACCGAAGCCAGCCCGGTCACGCACTCCAACCCAGTCGAGGGCGAGCAGCACGAGGGCAGCATCGGTCTGCCGCTGCCGGGCATGTACGCGTATGTGGCGGCCCCTGACGGCACGCCGCAGCCCTGCGGCACGGCGGGCGAGCTGTGGGTGTCTGGCCCCAACGTCATGGCGGGCTACTGGGCGCACCTGGAAGAATCCGAAAAGGCGCTGCCAGTGCGCGAAGGCCGTACCTGGCTGCGAACCGGCGACGTGGCGATCATGGACGAGGCCGGATACTTCCGCATCGTGGACCGGCAGAAAGATGTGATCATCGCGGGGGGCTTCAACATCTATCCGCGTGAAGTGGAAGAGGTGCTGTACGCGCATCCGGCGGTGCTGGAGGCCGCCGCCATCGGGGTGCCGCACCCGCACCGGGGCGAAACGGTCAAGGCGTTCGTGGTGTTCCGGCCCGGCATGCAGGCCACCCCCGCCGAGCTGGAAGCGTGGTGCCGCGAGCGCCTGAGTCCTTACAAGGTGCCGCGTCTGTACGAGGTGCGCCCAACGCTGCCCAAAACAGCCGTCGGCAAGATTCTGCGCCGCCAGCTGGTACAGGAAGAAAAAGACCGCCTGGCACAGCCGCCCGCGCAGGTCGCCGCCGTCTCGTAA
- a CDS encoding helix-turn-helix domain-containing protein, whose translation MTPEEWAQQIEGQWQAARARKARPHHLGFGTLSPTPYAARLTVKEACVARGLSVYQVAMSGLAQGTVDPGTVYRLARGDTSRIDLHTLATVAGILHTLTGQVVTVGDLLSLEATGEAVAFKYEGRKS comes from the coding sequence ATGACGCCGGAAGAGTGGGCACAGCAGATCGAAGGCCAGTGGCAGGCGGCACGGGCACGCAAGGCGCGGCCTCATCACCTGGGCTTCGGCACGCTGTCGCCCACGCCCTATGCGGCCCGGCTGACGGTCAAGGAAGCGTGTGTAGCACGCGGCCTAAGCGTGTATCAGGTGGCAATGAGCGGGCTAGCACAGGGTACGGTAGACCCCGGCACGGTGTACCGGCTGGCACGCGGGGATACTTCGAGAATTGACCTGCACACCCTGGCGACAGTGGCGGGCATCCTGCACACCTTGACCGGGCAGGTGGTGACGGTGGGCGACCTGCTCAGCCTCGAAGCGACAGGCGAAGCGGTGGCCTTTAAGTACGAGGGGCGGAAAAGTTAG
- a CDS encoding FxLYD domain-containing protein, whose protein sequence is MVAIARFRQKKGNSDMIMYAFFGGLVAFIFFNAEVSPTKPAPVSTNGSSTLSSSSPAKLNKEDCDNVQMTVDSLSLRTIGHSMIFGTGTAKNISKDSLRNLQAELSFYTADGKFVESAISDIKPNPLVPGKVASFSAVNVINNGTPEMKNISLKVHSVMGDEVNIVTQEMYNLICK, encoded by the coding sequence GTGGTTGCTATCGCTCGATTTAGGCAGAAAAAGGGCAACAGCGACATGATTATGTATGCTTTCTTTGGAGGACTCGTAGCTTTCATCTTTTTTAATGCAGAGGTGTCGCCGACGAAACCAGCGCCAGTTTCTACCAACGGAAGCTCAACACTTTCATCTAGCAGCCCTGCAAAACTTAATAAGGAGGATTGCGATAACGTACAAATGACTGTTGATTCATTAAGTTTGCGTACTATTGGACATTCTATGATTTTTGGCACCGGAACAGCTAAAAACATTTCAAAAGATTCATTGAGAAATCTTCAGGCAGAATTGTCCTTCTATACAGCTGACGGCAAATTCGTTGAGAGTGCTATATCTGATATTAAGCCTAACCCGTTAGTACCTGGGAAAGTCGCAAGCTTCAGCGCCGTGAACGTCATAAACAATGGAACTCCGGAAATGAAAAATATTTCTCTTAAAGTACATAGCGTTATGGGAGATGAAGTTAATATCGTCACTCAAGAGATGTATAACTTGATTTGTAAGTGA
- a CDS encoding MBL fold metallo-hydrolase, translating to MTVYAHDDIQVASLTTGPIQENAVLVWGPEQLGFLIDPGDEAERILAWTQQLGVTVQAILLTHAHFDHIGAVQPLREALKVPVYAHPDGDALYRLGAASAARWNLPFVQPDAADQQLTAGQTLTAGSLTLTVRDLPGHAPGHVVFVGHGTDQQSFAVVGDTLFQGSVGRTDLPGGDHALLLRGIERELLSLPDETAVYPGHGGPTTVGRERRSNPFLR from the coding sequence ATGACGGTCTATGCACACGACGATATTCAGGTAGCCTCGCTGACCACCGGCCCGATTCAGGAAAACGCCGTGCTGGTGTGGGGGCCAGAACAACTGGGCTTTCTGATCGATCCCGGCGACGAGGCCGAGCGCATTCTGGCCTGGACGCAGCAGCTCGGCGTGACGGTGCAGGCCATCCTGCTGACGCACGCCCATTTCGACCATATCGGGGCGGTGCAGCCACTCCGGGAAGCCCTGAAGGTGCCGGTGTACGCCCACCCGGACGGCGACGCGCTGTACCGCCTGGGCGCGGCGTCGGCGGCCCGCTGGAATCTGCCGTTCGTGCAGCCGGACGCCGCTGACCAGCAGCTGACGGCAGGCCAGACCCTGACAGCCGGAAGCCTGACGCTGACGGTACGCGACCTGCCGGGGCACGCGCCGGGGCATGTGGTGTTCGTGGGGCACGGCACCGACCAGCAGAGCTTTGCAGTGGTGGGTGACACGCTGTTTCAGGGCAGCGTAGGCCGCACCGACCTGCCCGGCGGAGACCATGCCCTGCTGCTGCGCGGCATCGAGCGCGAACTGCTGAGCCTGCCCGACGAGACGGCGGTGTATCCGGGGCACGGCGGGCCGACCACCGTGGGGCGCGAGCGAAGAAGTAACCCGTTTCTTCGCTGA
- a CDS encoding AAA family ATPase: MALKHIDLHAPLNRIEFLVPDLIPCGYITFLGAREGVGKTTLLTGLAWQMTRPSGGEFIGRPVPRGPVIYLNTDAADGQSRPVRFWLEQHRATFPDGDMNGVTVLENTGAGLSPDEFKELLTLAAAEQARCIIIDSFMGTFPGIDGNKLDAVMLPMLALRDFASKTGAAVIVTDHLPKKAVGEKEGDRGIMGSTGKTAQARAVHLLTRVPPNEVNGLDVLRWEVRKASFSKSGYALGLEIQRTFDDEDRALSVYLTPYDLPEEEAGGDTRGARATAAVMNHLDSSGGETVAHAALLALAIERGNLRERAAREAVGRALGLMWDRIEEVKQPGRGAPKAYRLKADPDIQCHTATNTLEAVQDSVLFVAVPNCQSSETATNAEEEGEDIAGVLVI, from the coding sequence GTGGCACTCAAGCACATTGACCTGCACGCGCCCTTGAACCGGATCGAGTTTCTAGTGCCTGACCTGATCCCGTGCGGCTACATCACCTTTCTAGGGGCGCGGGAAGGGGTGGGGAAAACCACGCTGCTGACCGGGCTGGCATGGCAGATGACAAGGCCCAGTGGTGGGGAGTTCATCGGGCGACCCGTGCCACGTGGCCCGGTTATCTACCTGAATACCGATGCAGCAGACGGGCAGAGTCGCCCTGTGCGCTTCTGGCTGGAACAGCACCGGGCCACCTTTCCAGATGGCGACATGAACGGCGTGACGGTGCTGGAGAACACCGGGGCTGGGCTGAGTCCAGATGAATTTAAAGAGTTGCTGACGCTGGCAGCGGCGGAGCAGGCGCGGTGCATCATTATTGACAGCTTCATGGGCACGTTTCCGGGCATTGACGGGAACAAGCTGGATGCCGTCATGCTGCCCATGCTGGCATTGCGTGACTTCGCTTCCAAAACGGGCGCGGCGGTGATCGTGACCGACCATTTACCGAAGAAGGCAGTGGGAGAGAAAGAAGGGGATCGGGGCATCATGGGCAGCACTGGCAAGACGGCCCAGGCGCGGGCGGTGCATCTGCTGACCCGCGTTCCCCCGAACGAAGTGAACGGTTTGGACGTGCTGCGCTGGGAAGTCAGAAAGGCCAGTTTCTCGAAGAGTGGGTATGCGCTGGGCCTGGAAATACAGCGCACCTTCGATGACGAAGACCGGGCGCTGAGTGTGTACCTCACGCCGTATGACCTGCCGGAAGAGGAAGCGGGCGGGGACACTCGTGGGGCACGGGCGACAGCGGCAGTCATGAATCATCTGGACAGCAGCGGCGGGGAAACAGTGGCGCATGCGGCACTGCTGGCCCTGGCAATCGAGCGCGGCAACCTGCGAGAGCGGGCAGCGCGTGAGGCAGTGGGGCGGGCGCTGGGCCTGATGTGGGATCGCATCGAGGAAGTGAAGCAGCCGGGCAGGGGTGCGCCCAAAGCCTACCGGCTCAAGGCTGACCCTGATATACAGTGCCACACTGCCACAAATACCCTCGAAGCCGTGCAGGACAGCGTTTTATTTGTGGCAGTCCCGAATTGCCAGAGTTCCGAGACTGCCACAAATGCAGAAGAAGAAGGCGAGGATATTGCCGGGGTGCTGGTCATATGA
- a CDS encoding sensor histidine kinase translates to MTVALPLPLPSERPDQWIDALPQAVVLYRGGTVQRLNAAAVRLWGVTDDRARGRPLLEVLRRHTLEALCERGGELELDVAGRALRCQALLEPATSGAISALIVEDVTEHRRREAELREAAAILSHEFRTPVAGLRGVLEALEYQMPAEMQQNFVRQGLQEVERLARLVEDLAVGFRPTRARTFPISEAFARASRLLAQDVAQNGTLLSFGEDQLVRADPDKLLQVLLNLIENAMKYGPRGGAVQVETQARGGFVEVAVLDLGAPVPDTDNIFRAHTRGPGASGNGSGMGLYIVRSIVEGWGGQAWAERRGERNAFCFTLSSVAGMM, encoded by the coding sequence GTGACGGTGGCTCTTCCCCTGCCATTGCCGTCCGAGCGTCCAGATCAGTGGATCGATGCGTTGCCGCAGGCGGTGGTGCTGTACCGGGGCGGCACGGTGCAGCGCCTGAATGCGGCGGCGGTGCGGCTGTGGGGCGTGACCGACGACCGGGCGCGGGGCCGCCCGCTGCTGGAAGTGCTGCGGCGGCACACTCTTGAAGCGCTGTGCGAGCGCGGCGGCGAGCTGGAACTGGATGTGGCAGGCCGGGCGCTGCGCTGTCAGGCGCTGCTGGAACCAGCCACGTCGGGAGCAATCAGCGCCCTGATCGTCGAGGACGTGACCGAACACCGCCGCCGCGAGGCCGAACTGCGCGAGGCCGCCGCCATTCTGTCGCACGAATTCCGTACCCCGGTGGCGGGGCTGCGCGGCGTGCTGGAAGCGCTGGAATACCAGATGCCCGCCGAGATGCAGCAGAACTTCGTGCGGCAGGGCCTTCAGGAAGTCGAGCGGCTGGCGCGGCTGGTGGAAGACCTGGCAGTGGGGTTTCGGCCCACCCGCGCCCGCACCTTTCCGATCAGCGAGGCCTTTGCGCGGGCGAGCCGACTGCTGGCGCAGGACGTGGCCCAGAACGGCACGCTCCTGAGCTTCGGTGAAGATCAGCTCGTGCGGGCCGACCCCGACAAGCTGCTTCAGGTGCTGCTGAATCTGATCGAAAATGCCATGAAATACGGCCCGAGGGGCGGGGCGGTGCAGGTCGAAACGCAGGCCAGGGGCGGTTTTGTGGAAGTGGCGGTGCTTGATCTGGGTGCGCCCGTTCCAGACACCGACAACATCTTCCGGGCGCATACGCGGGGGCCAGGAGCCAGCGGCAACGGCAGCGGTATGGGTCTGTATATCGTTCGCAGCATCGTGGAAGGCTGGGGCGGACAGGCATGGGCCGAGCGCCGGGGCGAGCGCAACGCGTTCTGCTTCACGCTGTCCAGCGTGGCAGGCATGATGTAA